The proteins below are encoded in one region of Mangifera indica cultivar Alphonso chromosome 7, CATAS_Mindica_2.1, whole genome shotgun sequence:
- the LOC123220418 gene encoding protein FAM136A-like, which produces MNHVAAMEEQIVSERMRKKLEEVNAAAQSHLFPVQDHINFTLQQAYFKCAYDCFDRRRKQEDISNCVEHCSVPVMRAQQHFENEMARFQERLNRSLMVCQDKFESAKLQKIGTEAVNDLESCVNQSIDESVKTLPHLVGKLKTEFSIKD; this is translated from the exons ATGAATCACGTGGCAGCAATGGAGGAACAAATAGTATCGGAGAGAATGAGAAAGAAACTTGAAGAAGTAAATGCAGCTGCTCAAAGCCATCTTTTTCCTGTACAAGACCATATCAATTTCACCCTCCAG CAAGCATACTTCAAATGTGCATATGATTGCTTTGATAGGAGAAGAAAGCAAGAAGACATTAGCAATTGTGTTGAACATTGCAGTGTGCCAGTTATGAGAGCTCAGCAACACTTTGAGAATGAGATGGCCAGGTTTCAA GAGCGATTGAATAGGTCTCTAATGGTTTGCCAAGACAAGTTTGAGTCGGCAAAGCTCCAAAAGATTGGCACCGAAGCAGTAAATGATTTGGAGTCATGCGTTAACCAGTCGATAGATGAAAGCGTCAAGACGCTGCCTCATCTTGTTGGAAAATTGAAGACTGAATTCTCTATCAAGGATTAA